The Heteronotia binoei isolate CCM8104 ecotype False Entrance Well chromosome 14, APGP_CSIRO_Hbin_v1, whole genome shotgun sequence genome has a window encoding:
- the PDCD5 gene encoding programmed cell death protein 5: protein MADEELEALRKQRLAELQAKHGDPSGDIAQQEAKQREAEMRNNILAQVLDQAARARLSNLALVKPEKAKAVENYLIQMARFGQLGGKVSDQGLIEILEKVSQQTEKKTTVTFNRRKVLDSDEEDD, encoded by the exons ATGGCGGACGAGGAGCTGGAGGCGCTGCGCAAGCAGAGGCTGGCCGAGCTGCAGGCCAAGCACGGG GATCCCTCTGGTGACATTGCACAGCAAGAAGCAAAACAGAG GGAGGCAGAAATGAGGAACAACATTTTGGCTCAGGTTTTGGATCAGGCAGCTCGTGCCAGAT TAAGTAATTTAGCACTTGTAAAACCAGAAAAGGCGAAAGCAGTTGAGAATTATCTCATACAGATGGCACGGTTTGGACAGTTAGGCGGGAAG GTATCAGATCAAGGATTGATAGAAATACTTGAAAAAGTGAGTCAGCAGACTGAAAAGAAAACAACAGTAACG TTCAACAGAAGAAAAGTATTGGATTCCGATGAAGAGGATGACTGA